Genomic window (Drosophila ananassae strain 14024-0371.13 chromosome 3L, ASM1763931v2, whole genome shotgun sequence):
GGTGATGGATAGTATACCAACTTTTAATATAGGCTTGGGTTTCCGATTTGGCAATACTAGCTATGGATTGCACCAAAATAAGGTAAAACTTCCAATCCACGAAGTTCTCCTGGTTGGAATACTTAAAGATGAATTGCAGAGCATCTTGTTGGTGGCTGGCAAAGAGCTGTAGATAACAATAtcagattttttcttttgatgTTTGATATTCTAAAAATAACCTTTTCTGAGAGATGCTTTACAAACGTAAGTTCATCTACGCCTTCATTTATCCAGGCACTGAAATTGGCGAATGCTTCGTTTATTTCCTCAACTTGATGCAATTGCAGTACGGTATTTAAATGCATATTTATGCAAACAGCCAGGGCATCGTCTGAATTAAAACCATATTTAGATTATGAATGAAAGCATTGATGGCATACACATGCCTGGCAAGGATTTTGGCAAGAAGTCCACATATGCCAATTCGCTTATTTTGGGATTGCTTACTAAGCCGGCGTACAGGTGACCCAAGGCGCTTTCCAGGATTGCAGTCAATTTTAATCTACAAGTAGCATCTATCAAAAGAACAAACCTTAAAAGGGAgcatagtttttaataaaagagAAACCAACTATAAGCCGCGGTCATAAAGAGGTCCTCCAGAAGGTCGAACTCAGATTCCAGAAAGATGACCAAGTCCACTAACAGTTGGTCCGAATGTTCCCTTCTGTAGGATCATACATTGAATTAAAAAGTAAATGAATCCACAGAATTCCAACCTTAGGATATACTCTGAGGCCGTGAGTATTTGAAGATTCTGGAGTTGCAGGAGAACCCGGTAACTTCCAACGTTTGTAGGCATCTGGCTGAAGTACCTAGAGAGTAGGAACTATAACGCAATAAACTATTAAGAAAAGCAAGCAATGAATGAGCCACAAATCCACCTTTTCCTGGGCATTTAAGATTTTGAGTAGCTCCTCAAACTGGAAGTCGAAGGTCGCACTCTGCTGTTGAATTCCACATTGCTTCTCTAAAATCTGTAAATACTCCATTGAATACTTTATTCCTAGATATACTTAAAGTGACTTACCCTACAAACAAACGCATAGCTAGTGCTTATATTTGTAAACTTTATGCACCCAGGAAAATCATTCATTTTTAACGCGGCTTGTTTTGATTAGTTTGTTttgataattaatttttgaaaagtgTTGCCACTCTATCAAAAGTTATCGATTTCTAGTGAGCCCGATATATGGCGcccaaaaattatttgaaattgttaaatattatctttaaaaataaaatcgtctagctataatatttattagatatatttaACTAATCCTAGTGACTGATTAACAGCTATATGGTTACAAATATTAGGTAATGTGAAGCTTATGAAGCTGATATATACTATCTATTTCACGCAATAGTCCTTGCGCTGCTGTCGTATAACTGCATTTAGTTTTAGGCACTGCTGCCTCAAAGCATCATTGTCGCCCTTTAGGATCTCAATGGTCTCCTCCTGACGCTGTATGGTCTGGTGTACCCGCTTCTGCAGCTCATCCATTTCCTGCTTGTGCCGATCACTCAAAACGGCCAGTTCATTTTGGATGTCTGAATTGAGATTCTCACGTAGCTTGTCCCGCTCGTGGATGATGTCCCCGCACATCTTCTTGCTGTGACTGAGCTCCAACTGCAGCTGCTTCACCTCCGCCTGGCTGTTCCTGACTTGGGCATCCGCCTCCGCCAGCTTACCACGAGTCTCGGCGTATTTTTCCCGTAGAGACTTTTCCACGCTCTCGGCCAAGGCCAGATCCTTTTCGTACTTCTCCTTAAGGCGTCTGTGAGAGAGGGTTATAGTTTAAGATTCATTTTTCTAACACCAATACTTACGCCATTTTCTGATCATGCTCTTCTCCATGCTGGAGGGCATCCGCCTCCATGCGAACCACCAGCTCATCCAACTGGCGATCCCGTTCGGCTCGATAGTGCTGCCGAATGGCGTTCTCCTTTTCCGCCTGAGCCAACTTGGTCTTGTTCTCGTGCTCTGACTTCCACAGTTCAAAGTCAGCCAGATACTGCTGTTCAATAGTATTGATACGATTCTGGTACTTCTCCTCCTGCTTGGCCATCCGCTCCTGCATCTCGAACTTGGCTTGCTCCAACTCTTGCTCCTGTTCGCGCAGGACCTCTTGCCGGCGCGCCTGGTGGTCCGCATCCTTTTGACGGAGTTCCGCCTGAAGACGCTCCCTCTCCGCCGTAAATTCCTCGGTTAGTTTCTGCCGCTGCTCGGCCTGAGTTcgctgctcctcctccagtTGCCTCTCGAAACGTTCCCGGATCGCGGTTCGCTCTTTTTCGATGATAGCTTCTCGATCCTGGGCGCAGCTCTCGCGGATGCTAGTCTCAATCTGCTCGTGCTTTGCTCGGGCTTCCTCGAGGGCATCGAGCAACTGCATCTGGTGAGTGCGTTTCAGTTCAGTCACCTCACGCTGGTGGTCACAGTTCATCTTATTGATCTCCGCCTCCAGGCCTTTTACCGTGAGCTCCTTAATCTTTTTTGTGTTCTCGCGCACCCAACGCTCTCGTCGAATCTTCTCACCCGCCATAGTGGTTTCCTTCGTCCTAGTCACCTCGGTCTCCAGGCGGTGCTCCCAGGCCTGGTTTTGACTCTCCAGTCGCCGGGTGAGAGCTGCCACTTTCTCGCAAAGCGAGCCCTTGTCCTTGAGTAACTGTTCAATGAATCCCTGATGTCGGGTGACCACCTCCTCGTAGTGCTTCTTCTGGTCGCGAATCTTGGCAGCATTGTTGGTCTTCTCGGCCCTCAAACTCTTCTGCTTTTCCCCCCGTAGCTGAATCACATGCTCCTTAGAGAGATGAATGGCATTGGACAACTCATTAGCCCGGAGACTTAAAGCAATGACACGTCTAGCCAGTTGATGGTTGGGAAGCATGAGGAGCTCTGATAGCCTGGAAAGATATTGATTAGATTCATAGTTCCTTAGAGTTGGTGGCTAAGATTGCTTACTTGGGCACCTCGTCAGTGACGTCTGGTTCCACCACAAACTCCACCTCGGACCGATTGCTGTCCGGAATGGAGCGACGTGTTTCCATAAGAGTCTTATCGCAGCTGCTCTCCACATTGTTCAGATAGGCCAGAATGTCTCTAAAATTAAAGTTTATTGATTGCTTGTTTTAAAGCTAGTAATTAATGGGCTTCAACTCGTTCCTTACTTGTATTTATCTCCAGTTTCAGGAACGGCTGTCTCACTCAAAGTCACTGTATCGGCAGTTTCGCATCGAGAGTCCAACTTCAAATTAAGCTCACTTGGAAGACGCTCGGAAAAGTTATCTAAACATGCATAAGATATAATCTTTACAATGTTCTTATCCATAAGATTTTTCATAAACTCACCCATTTTCTTGTCCTCCTCGATTTCCTTGATTACCGAGACTATCTCGTCGTAGGTAGAACCTCTGGAATCCTCGTTGGACTTAAGGGAGATCTGGGAAGCACTATCATTGTCCTGGGCCTCGTCCAAGTCCTCCAATCCCTGCTTGTGCTTCTGTTCGTACTGCTTTTGATCCTGCATACTCATCCAGCTGTCCACCTTATCTAGATTGTACTCCGATAGCTTTCGCTCCTCCCGCAGACTGCCCACACTGATGGCTTTCTTTAGTTTTCCTGGAGCAGCACTGGCTGGGTTATTGCTTACCACAGTCTTGCTAAGTTTGGCGGATTTCCCGTTTCTGCTGATTGGGTCTGCACTGGCGGGCTTTACGTTTTCCTTTTTCTTGCCCACAAATGGCGGCGTAGATGCCACCTTGAGGTAGTTGTTTATAACAGAATCGGAACTGCTGGCTGCAAAGGCCCTGCGATCCTCATGCACTGCTGGCAGGAAGTTGTTTTCGGCCCCGAAGTTACGGGGATTGGATGTGGCTCTGTACGTTGAAGTATTGTTAATAGACCCAGTGCTGGAAGCTAGGTTCTTGGTCTCCGACAGGTTATTCTGTTTCTCCTTCGGGGGAGAGACGTACTTGTCCAAATAGTTCGGAAGTAACTCAATATTATTCAAAGGTTCAGGAGCGAGCTGATTTTTAACCAATTGGACGACACCCACTGCCTGCTTGTACTCTCTGATGACATTCAGTTCCGGCGTGGGTGCCTTTAGAGGGTGAACTGTAGGGGGAGCTGGCAGTGCTGGTACTGAGATTTCCGTCACCTGGGTGACCTCCACGAAGCGACAACTGGGCGCATCGCAGGCGCACTTCACCTCGGAGGCAGCCGAAGCCTCGTTGGTACTCGTGGTCGACGAAGACCGCGTACTGCAAGTGCAGTTCTCCGACGGGCACTTGGGATACTCGTACGTCTGGGCCAGAACTTCACCCTCGGCGGCAGC
Coding sequences:
- the LOC6494342 gene encoding uncharacterized protein LOC6494342; translation: MNDFPGCIKFTNISTSYAFVCRILEKQCGIQQQSATFDFQFEELLKILNAQEKFLLSRYFSQMPTNVGSYRVLLQLQNLQILTASEYILRREHSDQLLVDLVIFLESEFDLLEDLFMTAAYNATCRLKLTAILESALGHLYAGLVSNPKISELAYVDFLPKSLPDDALAVCINMHLNTVLQLHQVEEINEAFANFSAWINEGVDELTFVKHLSEKLFASHQQDALQFIFKYSNQENFVDWKFYLILVQSIASIAKSETQAYIKKYLKGRVLHTANTGCLKSFLHLLLTARAASATTMDIQSNLDNYAKWYKQNIGEMTYLMTTEKFHLMLGLLEQSLFYEKELAYLEVHASIAISPGGRLVQAFKTKCRSQVSFLKSEAKRQSAK
- the LOC6494341 gene encoding centrosomal protein of 131 kDa, whose amino-acid sequence is MDLCLKGSQINLATRQKTKSKYTSRSLTTLHNPCPHFRPRSANYLHQRSRSSPFLQQRSRSSPFLARPQSADPKIGRRLSNYFSEKELRLSGKRQVSSNDLLKSLLEEPIKRSWLCRSTCNSSESDYSLHKRTPDSSEEGEREQQLERFLVTMPGGTDKGKSYGSYPLQGLSNGALSQRTAKPDLPGRVSFSKPNMHADVDSSDCDNDKQESQRPSISAPGPLMLPSFISKVESSDTTGQKKTVHFGSAAAEGEVLAQTYEYPKCPSENCTCSTRSSSTTSTNEASAASEVKCACDAPSCRFVEVTQVTEISVPALPAPPTVHPLKAPTPELNVIREYKQAVGVVQLVKNQLAPEPLNNIELLPNYLDKYVSPPKEKQNNLSETKNLASSTGSINNTSTYRATSNPRNFGAENNFLPAVHEDRRAFAASSSDSVINNYLKVASTPPFVGKKKENVKPASADPISRNGKSAKLSKTVVSNNPASAAPGKLKKAISVGSLREERKLSEYNLDKVDSWMSMQDQKQYEQKHKQGLEDLDEAQDNDSASQISLKSNEDSRGSTYDEIVSVIKEIEEDKKMDNFSERLPSELNLKLDSRCETADTVTLSETAVPETGDKYKDILAYLNNVESSCDKTLMETRRSIPDSNRSEVEFVVEPDVTDEVPKLSELLMLPNHQLARRVIALSLRANELSNAIHLSKEHVIQLRGEKQKSLRAEKTNNAAKIRDQKKHYEEVVTRHQGFIEQLLKDKGSLCEKVAALTRRLESQNQAWEHRLETEVTRTKETTMAGEKIRRERWVRENTKKIKELTVKGLEAEINKMNCDHQREVTELKRTHQMQLLDALEEARAKHEQIETSIRESCAQDREAIIEKERTAIRERFERQLEEEQRTQAEQRQKLTEEFTAERERLQAELRQKDADHQARRQEVLREQEQELEQAKFEMQERMAKQEEKYQNRINTIEQQYLADFELWKSEHENKTKLAQAEKENAIRQHYRAERDRQLDELVVRMEADALQHGEEHDQKMARLKEKYEKDLALAESVEKSLREKYAETRGKLAEADAQVRNSQAEVKQLQLELSHSKKMCGDIIHERDKLRENLNSDIQNELAVLSDRHKQEMDELQKRVHQTIQRQEETIEILKGDNDALRQQCLKLNAVIRQQRKDYCVK